In Sulfuricurvum sp., a single window of DNA contains:
- a CDS encoding YfdX family protein, whose translation MKTQIFVSAALAVLLLGTTVLQAEAGDYGFDSEGGLNHPTVRIKHTDSFGDTYYSFKEKNAKACVDKETHVQHQKLKDTPAEVLQALNKTVEAIKALHKGDTNLAKTNLIAATDLFDTALKANPKLKRVPVSVDVEVNELDLSPNEIKSLLKMADNALTQKRTQDARDLLIPLRDEMTTTTQYLPMELYPKVTKAALDALKKGENAKALQKLQEGLSTIVTEEIIEPIPLLEAQENMSEALHLDKTKKKEAIQQIESAKMELNKAVLLGYMDENSMEYKHLKTQIEKVQKGIEGETRMEKFYDELKDSFSNLMKKAQSESHKLLSSIKIS comes from the coding sequence ATGAAAACGCAAATATTTGTTTCAGCGGCCTTGGCCGTATTACTTCTTGGTACAACTGTTCTTCAAGCCGAAGCGGGGGATTATGGATTTGACAGCGAGGGTGGATTGAATCATCCGACAGTAAGGATAAAACACACTGACAGTTTTGGAGATACCTATTATTCTTTTAAAGAGAAAAATGCCAAGGCGTGTGTCGATAAAGAAACACATGTCCAACATCAAAAGCTCAAAGATACTCCTGCGGAGGTGCTTCAAGCTTTAAATAAAACGGTTGAGGCGATAAAGGCTCTTCACAAAGGGGATACGAATCTGGCTAAAACCAATCTGATTGCGGCGACTGATCTGTTTGATACGGCACTTAAGGCCAATCCAAAATTAAAACGGGTTCCTGTTTCGGTGGATGTAGAGGTGAATGAACTTGATCTTTCACCGAATGAGATCAAATCGCTCCTAAAAATGGCAGACAATGCGCTCACACAAAAACGGACACAGGATGCACGTGATCTGCTGATACCGCTGAGAGACGAAATGACAACAACAACACAGTACCTTCCGATGGAACTCTATCCTAAGGTAACAAAAGCAGCCCTAGATGCCCTAAAGAAAGGGGAGAATGCTAAAGCGCTCCAGAAATTACAAGAGGGATTAAGTACGATAGTGACGGAAGAAATTATTGAACCTATTCCATTGCTGGAAGCTCAAGAGAACATGTCAGAAGCATTACATCTTGACAAAACTAAGAAAAAAGAGGCAATACAGCAAATTGAGAGTGCAAAAATGGAGCTCAATAAAGCGGTTTTGCTAGGCTATATGGATGAAAATTCGATGGAATATAAACATCTAAAAACCCAGATAGAAAAAGTTCAAAAGGGGATTGAAGGTGAAACCCGTATGGAAAAATTCTATGATGAGCTAAAAGATTCGTTTTCAAATTTGATGAAAAAAGCACAAAGTGAATCCCATAAACTTCTAAGCAGTATAAAAATATCGTGA